NNNNNNNNNNNNNNNNNNNNNNNNNNNNNNNNNNNNNNNNNNNNNNNNNNNNNNNNNNNNNNNNNNNNNNNNNNNNNNNNNNNNNNNNNNNNNNNNNNNNNNNNNNNNNNNNNNNNNNNNNNNNNNNNNNNNNNNNNNNNNNNNNNNNNNNNNNNNNNNNNNNNNNNNNNNNNNNNNNNNNNNNNNNNNNNNNNNNNNNNNNNNNNNNNNNNNNNNNNNNNNNNNNNNNNNNNNNNNNNNNNNNNNNNNNNNNNNNNNNNNNNNNNNNNNNNNNNNNNNNNNNNNNNNNNNNNNNNNNNNNNNNNNNNNNNNNNNNNNNNNNNNNNNNNNNNNNNNNNNNNNNNNNNNNNNNNNNNNNNNNNNNNNNNNNNNNNNNNNNNNNNNNNNNNNNNNNNNNNNNNNNNNNNNNNNNNNNNNNNNNNNNNNNNNNNNNNNNNNNNNNNNNNNNNNNNNNNNNNNNNNNNNNNNNNNNNNNNNNNNNNNNNNNNNNNNNNNNNNNNNNNNNNNNNNNNNNNNNNNNNNNNNNNNNNNNNNNNNNNNNNNNNNNNNNNNNNNNNNNNNNNNNNNNNNNNNNNNNNNNNNNNNNNNNNNNNNNNNNNNNNNNNNNNNNNNNNNNNNNNNNNNNNNNNNNNNNNNNNNNNNNNNNNNNNNNNNNNNNNNNNNNNNNNNNNNNNNNNNNNNNNNNNNNNNNNNNNNNNNNNNNNNNNNNNNNNNNNNNNNNNNNNNNNNNNNNNNNNNNNNNNNNNNNNNNNNNNNNNNNNNNNNNNNNNNNNNNNNNNNNNNNNNNNNNNNNNNNNNNNNNNNNNNNNNNNNNNNNNNNNNNNNNNNNNNNNNNNNNNNNNNNNNNNNNNNNNNNNNNNNNNNNNNNNNNNNNNNNNNNNNNNNNNNNNNNNNNNNNNNNNNNNNNNNNNNNNNNNNNNNNNNNCCTCATATGCTATCAAAAGCATATCCAAGTAAATGTGGCGACATGATCTCAGTAACTTTTGAGTAGTATAGTAGTCTACCGAAAACattgtaatttattaatattatgttCTGGTTTGTCCTCGTCCATGGGAAAGCTCTGTTTCCGTTTTTCAACGACGAAACAAATGGTGAGAATCTTTCTCCGTTTAAAGCTGTTGAGTCGTGGAGATGGTGGGAAAACGGCGGTGGAGATAGGTTGGTTTGAAGAGAAAGAATAACGGGTAAGTGGTTTGAGTGTTACGGGGACTGTTGAGAGTCCTGCTGCCATGGGAAGGAGCTAGTAGAAGTGttacttttctaaaaaatcatgtcatttgttttttttttgtttaacaatataaacaagttattgtttagaaaatatctTGATTTAATGATTAGTTAGTTAGAGTATGTTGAGTTAATACAAAAACATTGTTAATCTTTTAtgaaatcaaatacaaaaaaaaaaacatatagaaagTAAAGCATaccatatgaaacaaaatactaAAAGTGGAGAAGAAAGGAACGTTTACACATTGGGCTGTGGTACCGGGGTTTTGAGTTTGAGGTAGCGAGAGGTGATGGGTCATTTCTAGGATCCCAAGTAATCGACAGCGAATCACTCCCACTTCTCTTTATTGCCTCGACGTGTTCTCTTCTTCCACCGAATAAGCGAGAGGAGTATCACCATCTTCCACACATGTCTAGTTGTTAGTGGtctattttgtttcttcagctTACATACTCAAGGTAAATGAGTTAATCCTGTTAGAACAATATTCTAATCCTGgtaaaagtttctttctttttcatttttccaaatacaaacaaaaccaaacaaaccatcCAATAATCGGTTCTTGTAGAGTTGAAAAATAGATAAGAAcgcagaaagaaaagaaaaaaaaagacgattaaagactttttcaattatacagaCTTCACACAGAACTCCAACACGTTGAATtccaaaataagtctaagtTATTGACCTAACTgcttaagaaaaccaaaaacttgatttctccacatgtataatatataatcatgtcaaaaacatatagaagcaagtacataatatatatcaaagaatacaacaagaaaatcttaaaaattattcaccaatttgcaataaattagttttcaaattatgacgacttcatgttgatgtcaacATTGTAGACATAAACTAGCCTTTATAAAGATACTTCCcttgaagtctattttgtgtggtctatttttgcaattacaatttaataaagcagaCACCGTATGAAGTCTACTAagatagttgacttcttttgttgtcttcctttgttaattttttggtcaattttgcaattaaaaatatataacatagtAGACTTCTTAGTAAGTTTCAACAAGTTAAGTTCGATTACAGTCtactctggttatttttgcaattgaccaaaccattgactttgtagtagacttctagctaacaagtagacttcatctattTGTCAACTAGATAAAGTAAACTtcgttgtggttagttttgcaattgaccaagtttgactttcgccAAGTAAACTACGTACGAAGTCTCCAGGAatgttgacttcgtttgcagtctcccgtggtcatttttggggttgaccaacattttaatattttaactagTAGACTTGTTTTACtgtcaactaattaattttatatcaataatattacggtcaatgtttttatattttggtcaaatccaaaaatagccactatagaagtctactcttttattatcGGAAGAAAACTTTGTCCGacagtcataactaaaaagtcaagaatttggtcaattgcaaaagtacaccttagtagactggAAACGAAGTATCAGACagaaagattataatgcagtctgaaccatatttttttgttttcaaatgaaattaaggagactgaaatttcagtctacgggctcgaaactcgataaattgttaattgcaaaattgaccaaatagtagactttacatgatattatgacggttagactaacaagtgaagtctaatttcgcaaaaaaatcaaggaaaatcacgaaatctaccaGAAAATAACCTTTTCGGGggttgtttcgcaatgtcaagcacgaaggacgtcgtctttagtcaccacggaagaaacccagcaccaatttaatcactatccaagaatcatgacatataacaagatgaatgcacttgcaaattttcttggattaaaatggagagcaaatggaagaaaatgaagttcttatagcattgggtgttatttaagcttacaaattcaggttgttgaagctttaagagcttcaaatttagttgttcatggttgttggaaaattgatggaggtggcacaaccgtaaataaaagaagaagatgaggatatggatgtaataaacatttttgcaagaaattcaaagaaatcagaaataatggcatttttgtgaatacaatgaatggACAAGgatttaatagaaaaaagtggcaaatgttggagagagaaaaagaggagtctaacattgcaattgactcaagtttgTAGTCTAATTTTGCAAGTGTCCCTATACATTATCCCATCTTATTCGTTGTGTATATACATAAACTCAAATATATTCGTTATATGTTGAGAAGTTTATGAAACCATAATATATTGTTCTACTGTTTGATGTAGAGAATCTAAAAgtaaaatctatactaaataaaagtatgaGCTATCAAGCTCCTATCAATTGGGATTCGACATGTtactaattaactttttttacatctcattaattaacaattttaaattgaaatattttctataaaaagatattaataaaaaggaaaaaaatatatagaaaaagagaaatgtaaaaattttgagaaaaatatatgaaatatatgaaacttacattttttattcttattgttaaacttcttattttcaaataaaaaagaatattaacaaaaatatatttgattaaccctacatattttaatataaataataaaagtaatctaGTGTTTCCGTATGAGAAagaatattaacaaaaatatatctcaTAGTAAGCTGAccaggaagagaaaaaaaagaagattataaaaaaacaagtaGACCGTAAAAGTAATAATGACAACTATGGTACCATACAaaattgacaatgaaaatgacgaGAACAAATATTAAGAGTACTgttcaattaaatatgagaaaacaaaatttgtttcatgATTTTTCTGATTAGATATGATTCttatacataatacatttttataatttttgaaattgtgtatttgaaataatttttttttaatagtaatttaaaatttctataaaataatattgcATAAATATGATCAGTCGTATATACCACGCTGGGTTCAAAACttaatatgattaaaaattatagACTTATCAACTGTTAGAATTAAATCCCTTAATAAACCATGCACAGATTTCTCtatcatatttttctattgaGCCGTTTGTTTAAAAGCCTTTTTTAAGTAGGGCCAAAACCCTTATTTTATCATCAGTCATATATATCCACgctgggttcaaaacctagtacgattaaaaattatagatttatgAACTGTTAGAATTAAATCCCATAATAAACCATGCACGGTTTTCCTGATCATATTTTTCTGTTGAGCCGTTTGTTTAAAAGTCTTTTTTAATTAGGGCTAAAACCCTCGTTTTAAAAATCTTCACTTAGCACCGATTACGCCCCGTAAAATTGTTAGATCTATATTCTCCACtttgattaatgactaatccccgcctAACATCGATTATTCAATTATGTCTGCCTAATTTGACTATATCTGTCTAATCTGATTACTTCCcgcttaattttatatatactaattatttttgtagccaaatatgaattatatatatatatatgttatttagatatttaaattaagagtttacgatgttttacaataactaatgtaaaaacttttaacaaaaaatcataaaattttcttttaaaattacgtttttttaTGTCTTGaacgtaattttaaagacaatactataattttatattttatttgatattttttcttttaatataaatagaattatatatatatttaatactgtatatttttattttattgttaatttaataaaataatcgtAAAACTagttcttcatcttcctcttacTGCCTCCGACTAGCGCTTAATAATTTCTAAAACATGggcaaaattataataattttcagaAACCAAGTATCACTTGAAAGAGTCAAACTACGACGTGGGACATACGTTAGAAATGACGTGAAGAAAAAAACGGCGATAAGTGGATCCTACTTTTTCCCAGTATAAGTCCaatatgagtatatgactcaAAGTCAAGACACTAATCGAATCATAGTGTTGTCTCTTTCAACCTCAACTTAGACGATCcacaaaactaaaccaaaaaaatataaatataaagtgGATAATTTCGAAGCACTAAAgatagataaattaaataatgaaGTGGAATATAACAAGCAAGGTATCCGAATTTTCTATGAGCTTTTTTTTCGTTTGgcaaatcttttatatattgcTAATTGCTGCATAGTATAAACACTCTTCGAATATAAATTACTACGAGATGAAGGTGTATAACGTGGATAGTTACATAGGATTGTATTACATAAGAGTTTGTAAAGTATCTGTGACAATAAAACCCATAGagtttaagatattttttatgAGTGGGTTTCTAAAAGGAAAGAGACATTAGATAAACCGGTTGAACCAGGTGGTTTAGCGCAATATAGTGGTCTTTATCCTAAACCTTCAACATCAAAGTTCGTAAATTTCCAATAATCGTCTTTGAGCACCAAAGAAGAAAGTTGAaaattctcaaagaaaaaaaaaaaaaaggcggaACATAAACCCCATATTTATCTGTCTTTTGTCTTTATCAGAGAATTAAAATAAGGAATAaagctgacaaaaaaaaaaagattattctatatttctattCTTCTTCACCCCAAATTCATCGACCTATTCGTAGCTTGTGACATAATTAAAGAGTAAGAAAGAgcttaaaatattttgttttttttctgactTAGTTGAGTTCTAAGCCTTCGCCGCCGTGATCGGCGGTGCGAAATATGAAGAACCGTAGGAAACGCGGGGGTGTAAACGGTGGCGACGTAGTCCTTGTGTCGTGGAGAAGATTTTTTCGTTTCGTTGCTTTGCTTGTCTTCTCCTTCGTTCTCTTCTCTGCTTTATTCATCTTCTTAGGTAAAAAGATTAACCAAAAGGCAGTTCTCGGTGGTTCTGTACCGGCGGTTAAGGTGGTAACGATCCATGAAGCCGTTGAGTTTCCCGACCAAACATTGATCTTCCTAAACTACCCTCCATCTTCTCGTTTATTAACTAAAGAGGACCTCTTTTGCGTTTTCTCCGACGTAAACGATTCATCTAAGCTGTTTAAAGAGCTTCCCTTCGCCGTGGAAACCGACGACAATGGTCGTCAGATCGTACGGTGTTCAGCCGTGCCACGTGGTAATACCGTATCCCTCGCTGTCTCGAGATGGACGGTTGGTAATAATAAGGACCTCCTGGTAGGAACCACACACCGGTGGGATTGGCTAGTCTACGACGCTGTTATAGACGACGACAATTCCACGGTGGTCTTTGTCAAGGGATTAAATCTACGGCCAGGAAAGGTTGCTGACGTGTCGAGGTATGAGTGCGTCTACGGTTGGGATTTCACGAAGCCTAAACTTTTACTTAGAGCACACGTTATCTCTGCGGCCCAAGAGATCGTGAGATGTAAAACTCCACTAACAGTTTTAGAAGGTCCAAGAACAGCCCAATCACAACCGGTAAAAGTATCTGTGAGAATCAAAGGAAGTGGGATGCTTCCTTCTGTTGCCCAACCAATCAAACGTCCGGGTCGGGTCAAAGACTCGAAACCATTTGAAACATGCGTTTGCACCATGACGCGAAACGCAGCAAACGTTTTGAGAGAATGGGTGATGTACCACGGCAAAATCGGCGTTCAACGGTGGTTCATCTACGACAATAACAGCGACGATGACATTGTTTCCGAGATCAAGAATCTAGAAAATCGCGGTTACAACGTCTCGAGACATTTTTGGCCGTGGATCAAAACTCAAGAAGCCGGATTCGCCAATTGCGCGATTCAAGCAAAAAGGGATTGCGATTGGGTCGCGTTTATTGACGTCGACGAGTTCTTCTACATCCCATCCGGTCAAACCTTAACCGACGTAATCCGAAATCACACGAAAGCACCATCGTCATCGACTGGCGAGATCGGTGAAATTCGAACGCCGTGTTACAGTTTCGGACCGTCGGGACTTAGAGATCCACCTCGAGAAGGAGTCACGGCGGCGTACACGTGTCGTATGGTGTTACCGGAGAGGCACAAGAGCATAATTAGACCGGAATCGCTAAACGCGACGCTGATAAATGTCGTGCATCACTTTCACTTGAGAGATGGATTCACATTTGCCGACGTGGATAAGGGTACGATGGTCATTAACCATTATAAGTATCAGGTTTGGGATGTGTTTAAGGAGAAGTTTAAAAGGAGAGTGGCTACTTACGTGGCGGATTGGCAAAACGAAGAGAACGTCGGGTCGAAAGATCGGGCACCCGGTTTAGGGACCCGACCCGTAGAACCGTCTGATTGGGCTGAGAGGTTTTGTGAGGTGAGAGATACTGGACTCCAGGGTTGGGTGTTGGAGAATTTCAGGGACCGTAAAACGCAGCGTCTAGTATGGGAGAGAGAAGGGAGGAGAGTGGAAGATGAAGTTATAGTTCAAATGGGCTCGTGGGTTGATAAAAGGGTTGGtcggaagagaaaaaaacagttgaaggcccaatagttttttttttttgtttttgaaatttccagggtgaaaactgaaaataatGTAGAGATGGTTCGATTTTGTAAATACTGATTGCTTCCCgtggaaaataagaaaaagaaacaaatgttatactttatttttttttgtttactctttacttaataagttaatttaaaaaaattcaatacagatttattttaaaattttagttttatcaaaggaaaaacatgatgatgatgatgatgatgattaaaaaagattttacatATTTGATGGTGATTATGTTATAAACTTATCATTGTCATAATATGTGTACACCAATCATCACTATAATGTTATCAGTCGGCGTTTTGTTTCCCACATGGCCTAGCAGCTATAATGCAGGTTTCATATtcttgcaaaaacaaaaacaccttTTCCTAATTCttgattatattaaaaagaaaatttgttatgcataatttaataaaatcatcttcttcttcttcttttttttaaacttagTGAAAATCCGCAATGAACGTGCTTATCTTCACTTAACgttattattttaactttttctgattaattttcttctgtctaataaaactttcttctatatctaataaaaagaaaagtgagtaATTATGATTATATCATTCGTATATATAACCCAAAATCCCGAGAGCGAAATATGTGCTTATCATATTTATTCATGTACACGTATATACATAGAAGAATTTTATCCTAGAATTTTCCTAACCAAAAATGAATTGGCTCCacgtcttttttttatttatttttgcttaaCACAATTATTTAGGAATAATCTATATAatccataatttattaaattacttAGGAATAATAAATGCCATGACAAATGTTATGAGCCCCATGATTAAAGGTTAACTTATTTTTATGGGGCTAATGTTACCTTTATTGCCTACCCCATAACTCATAGGAAGCCATAAACTATAATTTCACTTTTCAAACAgtttaaacaatatattaattacaaagatatagaataaaaatctaaaattccCATATAAAACTTTCTGTTTCTGCAAAAATATTTACaccttccttttctttttaaaagaaaaaatcaaattattggCCAATTATAGGAACGTGATAGacataatcaaatataatcttAAACAGCTGTCTTGATCAATGCATCAAAAGTCGGGGCCAATTCAAcccaataattaaaaaaaaaaaaaatagaaaacaaatcttatttagacccaaaaaagaaaagaaaattttaatttaagatATTgcaatcaatttaaataaatcataaataaataaatatttctctctatataaacaaatcacACAATCCTatttaaacaacaaacaacacaaatctTTATCTCATCCAttaaaacctaaaccaaaaacTCATCTCATAACGTTTTTGTGAGacgataatgatgatgatgatgatgaagaagatgtttgTTCAGATCGCTGTGGTTTGTTTATTGGCGACGATGGCTGTCGTCTCAGCCCACGAAGGTCACCACCATGCACCAGCTCCAGCACCAGGACCCTCATCTAGCTCAACCGTTGTTTCGGCCACCAATATGTTCACCGTCTTGGCTGTTGCCGCCGTGGCTCTCTTCGTTGGTTCCAACCACTAAGTTGGTTCCATTACATTACATTcgtctttttcctttttcttttctgtttctatgaatttgttctctttttacttttaatattattttttgatgaATTATAACTCTTTCGATCGATGTTTATCTTATGATTTCATGAATAAATAACTCTTTTGGacgtttgtgtgttttgattccAAATCCGATCCTTAAGAAACGATTTAACCATCGTTTTCCTTAGCTATGAGATCTTCAAAACCAATTGAATCTtgcatgacaaaaaaaattcataaaaagtttTCTATAGATTACAAGAAGCCAAGAAATATTACGGACAGGTCGTCAAcagttttgattcttttttgttctcCTTCCGTTCAGgaatatcttgtttttttttctttttctctttaatgttactccaaaacaataaaacaatattagaGTTTTGGACAAATATTGTGATAATCAGAAGGAGTTAAGGAAAAAACTGAATCGTACGTAGATCAAActatctctattatattattttagcaaccttttaaataaataacattacttCATATGccactgtattttaatacaaaatataataacagaatcttaatattaatttgttataacCAGAAAATGTTTATCCACAAAAATagcaaataaaacataaccTATTATGAagtgtttcacaaaaaaaaaaacctagagaTAAGTTATAGTTATTGATGAGAGAAATTGGGGAAATTTACctgatcaatatatataattatatttgtaataaaCGTAATGGGTGTTTGGGGATTGATTGCGGTCATTCATATTAAGATTCtgacattttatatattataccgCTGCCGGTATACATAGtccatcatatatatttattttatattatacacaaaaaataattagatcaTTCATATGTAGATAAAATGTATGAATAACAATtgttttacattaaaaataaagctAAGTTGAACTTAGACTTTAacttttattctaaaatatatatatatatatatataaattattaataaatgataatactacaaaatattaacggaTATTTATGGGTCAGGTAACAATACGGGTAACGATATGGATAACGGCAcgaatatcaaaaattaaattaatattcgatATTCAATCCTTACacacaaataatataattataatacatttcactcgaccctaaagctaCAGGTACCCTTTTTCGGGACGGAAACAAGCCAAGTAACGGGTCGAATACGGGTAACGGTATTAGTTTCTATACCTACcaattagtagtttaatatgacTCAAAACTCACCATATAGTAcgtaaatgaatgatacaacataatcataatcttaacaaataacggaaaaaaaaaaattccccgTGCTAGCAGAGCGGGTGATTATCTATTTCTTCTCTATTTCCTTTACAtctaaaaaacataaaacaaaataatcaaatccgTATTTTGTTGGGAAACCAAATAATAGAGAGCAATGCTTCTAACCTGAGCTAGAGGTTATTTTACACACACTTGACAcacaaacaaataatcattcATTCATCAAGCGTCCCATTACCAACAAGTCCAagataaattaagaagaaaGCCTTGTTAAATTGGTAAATAATTGAAACTCCTCTCTGCTGTGAGACCAAGACATCACAGGCTTCAAATTCCCCAAGAACAGAGTTGTTGAAGAAACACAAGTGTCAATAATTGAAACTCCTCTTTGTCTGATTCAGGGCTGCTTCCTAATGCTCCATTAAAGCGGCTTCGGTTTCTGACAGAGGAGCTGCAAAAGGAAAGTGTAATGAGCAATAAACTTCATGAACTCTGTGAATGATACCAATATCTGATCCTAGATGCTGTCTGTAAAATCTATTTAGATGACTAGACTATCATTTAGCATATGTGACTATGAGGATAATCAACGTACCTAATAAGTCTTCATAGGCATCTGATAATAGGGACGAGTCCATTAGTAAAGGTGGGGAAAATACTTGATCATCAACGTCGTAAAATGATTGTTGTGCATCAGAAGCTACACTGTTTGATCCAACAACCGAGAGAAACCCGTTACCGTTATCGTAATCTTTGAATGAATCTAGATCATCATACGTGTCAGGTATATCGCTGAACTTGCTTGGCGCGAAGCTATCAGGAACATTGTGTTCCATAAACGAAGGCTCGCTCAGAGAGGTAACTGGCCTCGACCCTCTGAGAGGCAGGCCTTTGGTTTCTGATGGAAAACGGGAAAAGCCAGTTGCTGAAAGAGGTACAAAATAATGCTCAGAGCCCTCATCGGATTGACTGTCCCGTGATGATCCTGCtgaagaaggaatcaataaAGCCGCTTCCCTCACAGATTTCTTCAGGTTCTGGACAAAAGAACTGCTAGTATCTGTAACCaaaattagagtttaaatttgaattagaagaaaacacatattGTGATCAACTAAATGAACTACATTCTCTTACAAACCGATTTGATNCAACGTCGTAAAATGACTGTTGTGCATCAGAAGCTACACTGTTTGATCCAACAACCGAGAGAAACCCGTTACCGTTATCGTAATCTTTGAATGAATCTAGATCATCATACGTGTCAGGTATATCGCTGAACTTGCTTGGCGCGAAGCTATCAGGAACATTGTGTTCCATAAACGAAGGCTCGCTCAGAGAGGTAACTGG
The sequence above is a segment of the Camelina sativa cultivar DH55 chromosome 10, Cs, whole genome shotgun sequence genome. Coding sequences within it:
- the LOC109126951 gene encoding arabinogalactan peptide 24-like encodes the protein MMMMMMKKMFVQIAVVCLLATMAVVSAHEGHHHAPAPAPGPSSSSTVVSATNMFTVLAVAAVALFVGSNH
- the LOC104719738 gene encoding glycosyltransferase family 92 protein RCOM_0530710-like; translated protein: MKNRRKRGGVNGGDVVLVSWRRFFRFVALLVFSFVLFSALFIFLGKKINQKAVLGGSVPAVKVVTIHEAVEFPDQTLIFLNYPPSSRLLTKEDLFCVFSDVNDSSKLFKELPFAVETDDNGRQIVRCSAVPRGNTVSLAVSRWTVGNNKDLLVGTTHRWDWLVYDAVIDDDNSTVVFVKGLNLRPGKVADVSRYECVYGWDFTKPKLLLRAHVISAAQEIVRCKTPLTVLEGPRTAQSQPVKVSVRIKGSGMLPSVAQPIKRPGRVKDSKPFETCVCTMTRNAANVLREWVMYHGKIGVQRWFIYDNNSDDDIVSEIKNLENRGYNVSRHFWPWIKTQEAGFANCAIQAKRDCDWVAFIDVDEFFYIPSGQTLTDVIRNHTKAPSSSTGEIGEIRTPCYSFGPSGLRDPPREGVTAAYTCRMVLPERHKSIIRPESLNATLINVVHHFHLRDGFTFADVDKGTMVINHYKYQVWDVFKEKFKRRVATYVADWQNEENVGSKDRAPGLGTRPVEPSDWAERFCEVRDTGLQGWVLENFRDRKTQRLVWEREGRRVEDEVIVQMGSWVDKRVGRKRKKQLKAQ